Part of the Camelus dromedarius isolate mCamDro1 chromosome 11, mCamDro1.pat, whole genome shotgun sequence genome is shown below.
GGCAACTTGGTTCAACTCTGCCTGCTTACTGATGGGGGAGCCCTGGCAAAACTCCAGATGTGATTAGTGTTGTATCTGTTATTTCACAGGGTGGGGTGTGTTTGTGTGGATGGAGGGGGAAGCCTATAATTTCATAGCTGTTAGAAGAGCATTTCTACTAAACctctttttattctaaaaattgatGAAAAGATCTCAATGTTCAAGATGATTTGAGGACATTCTACTGTCCCCAGAATAGATTTAGTTACGGTTGTTATTTACTCTTGATGGCGCAAGTTGGAGGAGTGTAAATATTTCCTCCAAAATATCCATTActattttgacctttttttttttttttttggtgagatcAAAACcatctttttaattatttgaactCTGGAGATTGTTtcccataaatataaaaatcagagcTATAAGCTTAGCCTAGACCAGTTAAGaaatactgcattttaaaatcataacACCATTGTCTTGTTGAGGAAGAGTATGACTTAGGTTAAACTGAACATTGACTTATAAACTATTTCAATTACTCATATTCATTGCTGCCTTGTGAAGTATAagcattcttatttttctatagaTTCTTTGAATTACGTCCTAAATGACTACCATGTAAATAAATGAGAACAACAGTCACACCAtgctttttgtcattttcatcaaATGCTTAGTGATCTCATTGCACTTGTGGAATTAAGTGAAGAAGCTCCACCCCGGCATCCATGGGTCAGCTATGTGGACTCTAGCTGCCAAAGGCGCTTATCCTTCTGAACAGAGCGCTTTGCTCAGCCAGTGTAGACATGGCCTGATAAACAATGGAACTTCTCCCTTGAGAACTGGAGTTTGGATTGATCTAATTCTTTAACTCAAAAATGTGCACAGGTTTGATGAGCGGTTAAAATGCCTGCGTTTTAGTAAAACAGGAGCTTAAATTGACAGTAATGTGAAGAATAGCATAATTTATAATGAACTTGAAAGGCAGTAGCACTCACTGTTGTGCAAGCTAATCAAGGGACTATCACATCAAAGTTTGAACGTGAGCTTAAATATCTGTGGCAGGGAGGTTGTTCTTGCCGGTTTACATCTGTCAGGTCTTAACACTGAACCTGTCAGAGTGCAACACGGCCATGTCACTTTTAACAAAGATGTCACATGTCATAGATATTGTGGGAAACAACCTgctttgtgtttccttctctaGGATTTTACAAGGAAAAGCAGATGTAAAAGGAATTTCTTTAacactgcatttttattttgcagattcTCAGACTGATGGAGTGAGTGACGGAGTGGGTTGCCAACTGTAGTTGATCCACTCAGCACAGAATGGCTGCGGGGAATATATTCAGACATGCCCAGAGAAGTCTGCCCAGGGTGAAACAAATACCTTTGAGGTTTAAATCAGGTGTGTGAAGAATGCGGGAAACATGACttcttaggtttttgtttttgtttttgtatgtatgtttccCAAGGAAAGTGGTAGCTCTTGCCTCTTCTCCCAATTCTTTTAGTGCTATAAAACTGCCAGCCCAGAGTTTAACCCGCCCTCTCTCCCAGGATTTGATATATTCTACTCCACTGCCTTGAAGGGTTTTCTATTTTATCAAAGCTTTTGATTTTAAAGGCATAATTGTGGTTTTTCATATTCAAAAAGGGTTTTGATTTTGGAGCTATTTTAAAATTGGGCATTGAAGTTTGATACACTTTaccatttgtctattttcttagaaaaataaatgctatttataataaatgaattaatgtgagATACCTAAAATTACATTCAAACgatcttttaaaatacatgttcatGTTATCTGTAAGAGGTTGTTCAGAGGCTCAGAAAAATCAAGTTAAGGGAActgtttttagaaaatgtaaagcaCACTTCCTTGCAGGATGAAGTTGTGCTTAATAGCCTCTGTTTAATTTATTCAGAAACGACACGATTTTTGTTGCTATATTTTgttagaaaggaaggagaggctgTTTCTACAGGTGTCATAGGAAAATCGATACTGAGCCACGGATTGTTGGATCCCATAGAACCATGGAGACTTGGCAGTGAAATTCTTCCAAAGGTGAGTAGGGGCATTGATTTTCCTTCTTGTCCCTGAAGAAATATGACACAAGGAATGAAGGCTAAATTTAGACTTGGAAACAAGTCTGATTTGAAACCATGCCTTTAAAAATTTGGTGacaagtttttcaaaatattaaatgagGCAATTGAATGAGAATTTGagtatatacatttttctcagatatttttcttagattcacttcttttctttattcttttggatacttttgaggggaaaaaatggctCTTTGACCAACGTTTTATCTGTAATTCAGACCCAGTGATTTCCTGATGGAATACTTGTGTTTTACAATACAAAACAATCTCTCGCTTAAACCTGCCACCAAGAATGCAATAGTCCTTTAGTTTCTAAGAAAAAGCATATTATATACACAATCAAACTTCAAATTACTGAGCCTGTCACTGATCTTCCTTATTTAAACTGTGTAATCTTCCAGCTAATTTGTGCCTTAATTTTTAGACACATACTTGcttatttatgtacttattttacAGTTTCTTCTAGATTTCGAAAAGTTGAAAAGCTATACGTAATGTGTTGGTTGTTTTACCACATTGCTTAGCATTCCATCCGTACAGGCAGACGGTGTTCCTAGGTTTGGGAGTATAAATCCCAGGGGAAGTGAGCTGAAGAACATTTTATGCATCACTCATCCTATTATGAGCCCTGTGCTGCTCCATCTCTCTACAAGGTAAGCAATATATTGTGAGTTGGCTTCCGGCAGCCGAGAATGATGTATGCTAATGTTCTTGCTTTAAAGTGTATGTTTTTGGAACTCATAATGGGGAGTACAGGAATCATTTTATAAGCAAAAGAATAATTGGAACAATTTAAGTTACTCACACACGCTCTAGCTTGCTCATCTGTCCCCAGGTAGTATTTGGTTGTTCTACCTTGGGACCCACATCCTGTAGTGTTGTCTTCCTCATGTGAAATGAGGTGGTAAATTGgtcatttttataatgaatttgAGCAGAGTAGATGATCAAGGAAGATAATTCAGGCCTCAAAGTAGAAAACTGCCAGATTACCACCACTCTGCTATGTCTAGGGGTTGATATAATTAGAGTTTTAGTACATTGTGGGATCAAAAATTGATTATAAGAGTTAAAATATAAGATGATAGAAAGTTCATGGTAATGTATAGAATTCCCttaatattgttttcttttttggtgtccAATGGAAAAttcctaattctttttttcttattctgaacTTTCAGATTGGCTGAAacaaccaccacaacaaaaatTGTTCATAATTTGTGTTCTGACGTTGGATCATCTAGTTAATACCCTGACTCTGATTACCCGAAAGACAATGCTCTATAAGAAAGACTGTCCATTAGAAGGTTGCTACTGCATTATTAGTAAAATAACAGGGAAAATGCAACATTCTGCATGTCCCATCTGATGAGGTAAGATTTTATCATGTCCCGTAAAATGAgattacatttcattttattttttactatccCAGGTCCAAGAAAGTTCTGCATTTCAATCTGACACAGAAACCCATAACATATACATTGTCTCAGCTGTGACCAGCCTGAGGCATTTAAAGCCAGGCTGTTTAATATAttctatttaatgtattttatttatgcataaattacattatttttacagtttttcatCCCTTCCAACTTAGAAAACTATAACTCAATGTATCCtgcatatttaaataaaataaattatgtgcATTATAACTCTTACGGGGAGGGTAAGGCATACTATTCTCTAACCTTTGATGAGGTTTAACCTTTGATGTGTGAATTCTTAAATGTGAACAAAccacagacaatggaatacttgGAAGTATTCTAAAGTTAAAGAGTTCTAAAAAGTTCTAAACTAAAGTTGAAAACTAAAGAGTTCATGGTAAGTGGCAGCTTGTGTTCACTGTTATAATAATACAACAACTGCATGGGAAGAAAGAAGTACACAAGACAGTGGAGAGGTGATGGAGGAGCTGGACACGTGGGAAATTCCAGGTGCCTGTAGATACAGTATGAGGCTCCTCAAATACCTGGCCCTCTTTTTTTTGGTACATATTCTGTCGTCCATCAAAGTGCTTTATTCACAGTCCAAAAATATTAGTGTTTTCAACATCACTAACCTTTATGTTTACAGCGAAATCTCCCACAGTATGTAATGTATCTTATCCGTGTCTGAGCAGCATGATAGTAGCCATTCTCTCTTTGGGTTTAAGCAAGCATGACTTTTCCTAAAATATTGCAAAGAGCAATTTCTAGTAGATAATTTGTAGTttataaaacatgatttttaggGGACAAGTGGcaattaattgaagtataattatcTTCCATGTGAAAATAGTCTGGGATGCCAACTTTGGTGAGCCGAGTCTTTGACTcattatcattttctttgcttgCTTTGTTGTCATCCTTTGGTTCTTTCTGGATCCATCTCTCTTTTGTTTCCCTCTGACTCCTCTATTGTATTCCAGTTGGCAgttaaagaacagaaacagagaaataagaCTGCATGGCTACATTTTCCcagtgccaccaactgggagtTAAGCTGACTAACATTTTGAAAGCCCAGCCCATTTCGTTCACAGCAGGCATGGCAGGTAAAAGCATTTCTGTATTAAAGTACACACTTCGCTTCTTCAGGTTCTTGGTCTAATTTCTCTTGTTTGCCAGTTGTGGGGAGAAATGAAAATAGGTCTCAACCAACTGCCTGGGGTATTTAATCAAATGCCCAGCAACTCTTGATGATAGGATGCAGAAATCTCACTTTCAAGGATTAACTGTGGGGATTTTGTCAATCCAAATGGTATCCCCTTCTACGCAGCATGTTACCGGGCTACTTCCTACCCCTGACTAAATAAGATGTAGTAGAAGAGCTCCAAGTGGCTTAAGTAATACCTCCTGGGTTAGCAGATATCAAATATGCAGGATGAAAATTTCCATTAAATGTAAGTCTTTGCGAAGGTCCTCAAGCAGTCCATTTTACGTGTTATTGGTTGCTTCCGTTGGAACAAGGATTTGAGAATTGATTTCACTGTGTTCTGTTAATTTGATTATTACTTCCTAAGTGGTAAGTATaaacttcttaaatattttatgaagctCAATTAATCAAGCCAATACCATAACGCACATCCCAATATTGATCCTTGTGCTTTGGACCCGTCGCTCGGCCACGTTGATGCCTTTTTCTCATGTCCTTGTAGGGGAGAGCTTAGGGAGCTGGAAGAGTGAGGGAAAACATCAGTCCTTCTCCCCGAGCAGCAGCCGGCCTTGGAATTGTCTCCTGGGAGGGGATTTCCTTGGAAGTGGTGAAATTGGGATGAAAAATGCCGGTTTGCAtttatattaatgtatttttaaggaAGCTTAAGGGCACTATACAAAAGTCATCCAGGAAGGATAAATGTAATATTACATTTAAGGTGGGAAGCCTAAAGCTCTGAGATGCTAAAAATTATTGTGATAATATCATAGCTCATTtatgaataaatcaaaatattccTTAGCTAGTGCACACGTGCCTTTTATTGagataaattttataaaaccTCTCCTTTCACTGAAGGTAGAGTCTTTACTTAGACCTTCTTACCATGGAGTATAAcctagtttattttgttttgcgtTCTATGACCATCCTATGGCTATTTCTCATCAGACTGGATCAAAAGTTGACAGAGGGAGCAgtggaaaattaaaataacttttctttgaaatgttagcaaaataaatacatatatatatgaataattaaAGGCCAGTGGATGTCCACGCCATGACTGTTTTTGGAATCTTTTTAAGAGTGTGAGGTCCCGTCTATTTTAGTCACTAGACAAATTCTTTAGCCAATTTGCCCTCAAACTGGCAAAGATATTCTACTTATAAACGTCCCTTGAGGGGGTCCATGAAGAATCTCTGATACTCgtttattttctaaagaaaggTTCAGTATCAAAACATTCAGAATATTTCAAAGTTACCATGTACTTCTCTGCTTGACTAAAGGAACGTTGCCGTGGCTATAGCTAGAGTCTTTGGCTGAAGAAGGTTatcttttcactgtttttcagAGGTACAGAAAtttcttgttttccatttctacttTGACAAGGGTTCCACACTTAAAAGCTTTGTCTCCCTGCATTTTCACACTTTCCCTCCTTGTTTCCCACCTTTTCTAAAGATGAACTGCCATGTTTTTACCTTCTTACCCCAATGTTTGTGTGCTTGGTGTATATTaaaccaaagaaattaaaaattcaataaataggGGGCTCTGTCTTCTTTGCTACAGGGTCTggatatttgtgtttgtgtgtatgtgtgtgtgtgtgtgtgtgtgtatgtgttataaTGTAAACTCTGCAGCTTAAGTTTAGTATACAAAGGTAGTAGTTAAACTGAAATTGAATTGACTGGTTTGAATTCCTGCTCTACCACTCACTAGCTGCGCTGTACGGACAGTTTCTAAACTTGCttcttcagttataaaatgaggaaagtaaTCGTACCTACCCCTACTTGGTTGATGTAAAGATTAAATGGAATAATGAGTGTGAAGCACAATGCTTAGTAGGTGGTAAAAGGCCAATAAATCCTAGCCGTGATCTTTGGTATGACTATTATTTATTGCACATTAGTGCAGATACACACATACCCTGTATATGCAGTTTTCTACATAATTCAAAGAATGATGGCCAATCTTAGGCAAAATTGTGAAAAGGCAGTATCCGCCCTCAGCACTGCCAGCTTATATTGAGAAGGAGCATTCTCCCCTTGCTCCCTTTGAATGCCCGAtaccctgcctctcttcttccctttacTGGGAAAACCGCCTTTCAAGTAAGGACCTGAAATTTAGCCACACAAAGGTCTAGATGACTGAGAACATTTGAGGTGTTGCTCTTGTAAAGGTCACCGACCTCTTATCAAAGGTGGAATACCAACCAGCATTTTTAGGCATCCAGCAACAGCTGGAGAATTTTGTTTGATGGTGTGATCTCTCCGTTGCCTTCTGGAGATCTCCCCAGAGTGGGAACGGTTAACTGGGCTGGGGTAGAGTTAGTTCTGCTGCTGAAGGTACCCACTGGGGCTCTCCTGGGGCTTGTTTGACATCCTCAAAAGCTGCCTCTCTCAAAGCCTGGGGCCATTTAGGAGTGTCTTGtcagcttttctattttttttttcttcatttatgtcTGTGGGTTTTGAATCTAGTTACGCCTTAGACCACAAGCAGTAGTCTTTTGAACATTCTTTCCTaatactctttttaaattttgggatatacatccatttttttcctaccCACATCCCATCTATATATTCATTCTCGGTTGTCCATTGTATTTCTTTCACAAAGGCCTGTATTCATGATTTAAGTTTTTCACACATCAAGCTGTTATTCTGAGAcaattttctgaaatattcttcttctttttttttttaaacataactcTACCTGTATTTTCTACACACAGATTTGGGGATTCGAAGGACTGGGTATTCCTTCACCAGTAACATATGATTGGAAAACCATTTCATTTCTCAGCTTCAGTTGGTCAGTGAAGTGGGAAGAGAAGGCTCTGCTGTGGTGTTGTAAGAATCAGAGGACAGTGTTTTGTAAACTCACAAGTGGAGTAGAagctttttggtttccttttcacCCATTATGACTACCTCctcaagcaatttttttttaagggagggcATGAAGAGACACATTATGCTTAGTAACTGGTGGAAGAAGAGATGGGATTCTCTCTCTTTGACATTTTTCCTTATTCTCTGAAATAGCTATTGTGTGCATTCTTCTGACATTCTGTCAGTTGCCTTCTGCTAGCATTATCCCGTGTAATGTAGAGACAGCCCAGGGAGAAATTCTCAGATGGCGCTAGAAAAGGAGAGATGTCCACTGGTAAACAGAAGGGGCCTGTGTGAATGGGCGAGATCCACAAACTGTTTCTCATAGGATCCAGATCATTCTTTAGAACATCTGTATGCATCATGGTCAGGCTGAGATACTCCCAGGTCACTCCGAAGTTTAGACAGAGGCCAtgattctggaaaatattttttccagatcCTCTACATCAGTGATAAAAGagaatagctaatatttatcaATACCTGCTATGTGAAAAAATCACTTTCAATAAGAATAACCACTAATTGGGTTCTGGGTAGACACCAGGTAGGCACTGAGCTACAGACATGACCCAGTTGTCTAGTCCTTACAACAACCTGGTGGCACTGGTATTATTgtacccattttataaatgacgAAACTGAGGACTCTCTGACTCCACAGCCAGTGCTTTTGGATTTTCCCACAGGTCCTGAGATATAAATAGCATTATGTCCATTTTGCACGTGAGGCAGGTTGAAGAACTTGTCCCAGTGGCTCCGCGTGGAAGACCTGGAGTCCCATCCGGGTCGGCCTGACCCTACACACTGGAAACACTGCCATTCAGAGTGCTCCCATTCTCAGAAAGgacctttctctccctcttaagGTATGATCTGATGTGGATTAATACTGTCGTAAGTTGGATAAAATTGAATTactgacaaaataaaattagaaaagacaTATAAAACACAACCAACTTCTTTATTATTCGATTcaacaaacataaaattaccCTCACATTGCTATAGGTTCTTCCAAATGCTTGCTTACAATTTATGGCTTATCTCATGGTGGACCGATACAAAACTACCTGCACCAGCATCGACGGATGCACGGACAGTGCTTTGAGGAGCACTACTGGAGGCCTTTGGGATATAAAGATAAGGCAGATTCCTCACTCATTAACAGAAGTCTTGTAGCTGTAgatttaatttcaatatttaCCCGTGAGGCCTTGAATAATAGCCAGGTTGGAAATATACTAAACCACAGTTAAAGGTTAAAAGTCATGGCCcttagtttttgtgttttttatctaACCACAGTTAAATAGAATGTCTTAACAATATACCcccaggaataaaattaattttgtatgaAATATGGCTATTACATGAATGCCTATCTTCTTGTAACCTGCATAACTAAAAAATGTAGACCACTGTAAATTAGCTTATTTGATATAATAGAGATAGCACAATATTGGAGGTAAATCACTTTCTTTCCAGAGGACCGGTTCATTGCTGTATTCATTAATTAATGTTCTCTCCTGCTGTCTCCAAGTaggttaaagaaattaaaagaagtatGATAACAAAGCCAACAAAGCAAACATTTCTGGTTAGTTCCCACAGTGACTTGAGAAATGCTTGtcacctctttcttcttctggggcAGAGCAAGTTAGCTTAGCAGGGGTCCCTTTTTCGGCGTTCCTGAAAGCAGATCTTAAAACAGAATGGCCACGAGAAACAGCGAACACGTGTTTCCTAGGGGAGAACAGGGTCTGCAGCAGGTGCTTGTCTCCACATCCATCTGTAGAAGTGTCTGCAGGAAATAGATGAGGGAAAAGGCTTGATAAACAGAAAACTTGAGTTGCTATTTTTGATGTTTATTTAGCAACGTTATATCCCAGATTTCAGGACAAAGTGTAATTTTTGCCTGATTCCTGGCCCACCTCTCCAAGCATATGACTGCTGTTTGGATTGCTGTGTTTGCACGGTGCTAGTGCTGGTTATGGTTAATCTTAATCGGGCTCTAACTTCACGGAAGAGGTGCTAGATTCGAGGATCTGTTCAGATCAATCATTGTGTTATATTGTGTCACTGATTCTCTGCAGTCAGTTGAGGTAAAAATCGTGGCAAAAGATAGGCTCTTTATGTGTCCTTATAATGGAGCCCTTTGCTGACCATCACTTTGGCCCCCTTAGTACATTGAAATTCAAAGGAGGCTCCTCCATTCTTGTCCTTAAGCAATGGCTAAAGCAACCTAATGTTACTCAGATTTGCTGTCATCATTCATACATTGATCATTCATTTATGGAGTGCCCAACAGGTGCCAGGTCCTGTGGGAGATTCCTAGATCCTGGAGACATGATTATGAAGACTTGGTTTCATCTTCAAAGAATTTCCAGCTGGATGGGGAGGCACAGGGATGCAGGGAGAGATTTAGAGCATTGTAGCACTTGCTATAATAAATGAGGCCTAGGAATGTAGGAGAAGTGACAAACTGGGGCCATAGAGTCAGGAAGTGCTTCACAAAGTGAGTGACATGCAGCCCAGATTcggaaaaataaagaagagttttaaatttaataatggTAAACACATATCAGTATTTTTGCACAGTGTGACTTTCCTTGGGTGTTTTTCATTCGTGGCCTGTTTTTTGAGACTCTTATTAAGTGTCCTAGTGGAACTACTGTTTTTATggaatattttgtattatttctgtgCTTCTCCACATCATATTCCTGTGTCTGGACAACAGCTAAAAGTTAGAGTggttaaaagcaaaattttatttacactttCAGTATCTCCTTACTGAGTGTCTTTGCCATATTGATTGCCAGCAGCTTTCTTCTGGATTCAAAAACTCACCATCTGctgatgatttttatttcctcctctgccTATGATAAAATTCATTAGTAGTTAATGAGTTCCTAACTGTTAAATAGGGTTTTAGCCTTGCCTCAAAGATCTACAAGACAGGGCATACCTAAGatagcatttaattttaaaaactaagttcATACTTAATTGAGTTTAGCGATGGTAGCCTTGACAAAATGgaggcttttgtttttaaaaaagagaatgagtAAGAAACCAGTGAGGAGATTAGagaatgttttaacattttttttaattccaggaaAAAACTGTagtgcttaaaaataaataactgagcACTTTAAAGAATAAAGGCTGTGACCATGCACTGCTAACTGGCAATTTAGACAAGGCCAACAAAGAGAAGATTATACTGAACAACAGGGAAAAATGCCCAAGTGAGCCAAATAGGCCATCTCACAATGCTTGATTGACAGCTAGACATTGGGTGAGACCACACAGAACTTAAGGGTCATTGATACGGAGTGCTGTGATGCAGTATGTCAGCTAAAGTGTGAGGGTAGCACATCCTGATACATGTCAAGAAAGTGGCAAGAGTAAATCCCAGTGTCCTATTTTTAACAGATGCATACTCTATCCCCATCCAGAATCCTGCCGTTCTGCCATGAATAAAGACATCTGAACATTTGAAGAAGTTGATAGAAAATGCTCGATAAGTGTCAGTCACTGTTCATTTATTAAGTTGGACTGataaaacactatttttaaaaccaaaaccaaaagctTGGTACCATGCCTTTGCATGTGCCAGACGGTTCTCCTAGAGATTTGAGACATGGCAGTGAATGAAAAAGTAGTCTTCCCTCTCCTGCAGCACTTAAGGCCCAGACAGGGAGACAGATACTCCAGTGTTAAGCATGTGACAGTAAGGTGGGTGGAGGATACAATGGGTGTGAGTGGAGAGGAGATCTCTCCAAGTTCTGGGATGTATCTGAGAAAGTTCCCTCAGCAAGTGAGATTTCATTGGGAG
Proteins encoded:
- the LOC116156423 gene encoding uncharacterized protein LOC116156423, giving the protein MAAGNIFRHAQRSLPRVKQIPLRFKSETTRFLLLYFVRKEGEAVSTGVIGKSILSHGLLDPIEPWRLGSEILPKADGVPRFGSINPRGSELKNILCITHPIMSPVLLHLSTRLAETTTTTKIVHNLCSDVGSSS